A window of Polaribacter litorisediminis contains these coding sequences:
- a CDS encoding SusD/RagB family nutrient-binding outer membrane lipoprotein, with amino-acid sequence MFGGDMTQWRTFGNTIKTVMGLRLSNADPATGRTVFNAAMSGAISSNANNIQYTYLTEDTNDNPWQDRFESRRDYLMSDVFVNVLIGSGTNVAPEDPRLMAFAEPATTSGTYVGAPYGLSNSATDDYSFITNNIINTGDAPLMIYTYAEILFARAEAASKEWTTEDAATLYGQGVLASMAQWGVDSAAATAYLAANPYSGVADIAYEKWVSLYLQGYNSWAEWRRFKAEGTDSRIPLIIAVDLLSNATGIPQRHGYSATAGSLNEANYNAAVSAQGIDELDTVLWLFK; translated from the coding sequence ATTTTTGGAGGAGATATGACACAATGGAGAACCTTTGGAAACACTATTAAAACAGTAATGGGATTACGTTTGTCTAATGCCGATCCTGCAACAGGTAGAACTGTATTTAATGCAGCAATGTCTGGTGCAATTTCATCAAATGCAAATAACATCCAATATACGTACTTAACTGAAGACACGAATGATAACCCTTGGCAAGATCGTTTTGAATCTAGAAGAGATTATTTAATGAGTGATGTTTTTGTAAATGTTTTAATAGGGTCAGGAACCAATGTTGCTCCAGAAGATCCAAGATTAATGGCATTCGCAGAACCTGCAACGACCTCAGGAACTTATGTTGGTGCTCCTTATGGATTGTCTAACTCTGCAACCGATGACTATTCCTTTATTACGAATAATATCATTAATACAGGTGATGCACCTTTAATGATCTACACGTATGCAGAAATTCTTTTCGCAAGAGCTGAAGCTGCTTCAAAAGAATGGACTACTGAAGATGCTGCAACGCTTTATGGTCAAGGAGTATTAGCTTCTATGGCTCAATGGGGTGTAGATAGCGCTGCTGCGACTGCATATTTAGCTGCTAATCCTTATTCAGGTGTTGCTGATATTGCTTATGAAAAATGGGTTTCTCTTTACTTGCAGGGGTATAACAGCTGGGCTGAATGGAGAAGATTCAAAGCAGAAGGAACCGACTCTAGAATTCCTTTAATCATTGCAGTTGATCTATTATCAAATGCAACAGGCATTCCTCAAAGACATGGATACTCTGCAACTGCAGGTTCCTTAAATGAGGCAAATTACAATGCAGCAGTTTCTGCGCAAGGGATAGATGAATTAGATACTGTTCTTTGGTTGTTCAAATAA
- a CDS encoding SusC/RagA family TonB-linked outer membrane protein, with protein sequence MKTKFNGILTLLLAFVVQISFAQEKTITGTVSDSSGSLPGVSIIIKGGTTGTETDFDGKYSIMAKTGDVLVFRYLGYKVVEKKVGSSSIISVKLEEDANVLDEIVVVGYGTSTKEAFVGTAAVVKQEQLEVKNFSNVSQALAGEVAGVTVINGSGQPGSVGTIRIRGYGSVNGNRNPLYVVDGVPFNGNLNSINPADIASTTVLKDATATAIYGSRGANGVVLINTKQGKNGSSYIEIDFKTGINDQVLDRYDVVTSPEEYIGYVWEGIKNRGMIEGNPDPAGFANDRLFTGNYIAPGYNMWNVATAAELIDPATGLVRAGVGRKYTPLRYADVALDAAVRTETSIRMGGGNDDTKYFASFGYLDDNGVSINTGYKRYTTRLNLSSNIKPWLTVNSNIGYAYSEQIENGQIAGSENVFEFADKMAPIFPVFLRDDNGDLVPDLNYGGNQYDYGSLSGFRDRPNANGLNPMGSANYDFNGTNRHEVNGNFSATFKLMDNLTAEFRYGAQYWTQRNRDYTNKFYGGGVATGGDLTVNDFSRLTQNILQIVKYNKSWGNHSFDALVAHESNEQVDQVSSVSKGLQISPFLYDLDNFQSALGLASGYSEGFTIESYFSQLSYNYDQKYYLSASVRTDGSSRFVNEKWGTFGSVGASWIASKEDFLQDNKILSFLKFKTSYGVTGDQAGVELFSGFNLYNGGNLGGSISLAPGLNGNPDLTWETTKQFQFGAEMSFGKYLDVNLDYYSKLTDNLIFNRFVGPSQGISSITVNDGELINAGLEFDITGHIINKPGFTLDLSVNGEIVNNEIKTMPLDPATGLPQVLTPNGRYGWSAGRSIFDFYLREWAGVDPSDGAPMWYQYFDDENNNGILDAGEPTSGSTPWVPSDATIANNTGSIVEYQTKVPGANIQKTVTKTYANASEVYNEKSAIADVRGAFRLSGKAGNFNFATQFTYSLGGYAYDAQYGELMSDRFGAAGNNFHKDIANRWQNPGDITDVPILSDNAIVNGTNGSTRFITSTDFLALNNINIGYTLPKKYTDKISLQTLNIWLAADNLFQSTARNGFFPGTNEAGNSGRRLYAPMTTMTLGVRVKF encoded by the coding sequence ATGAAAACAAAGTTTAATGGAATTTTAACGCTGTTACTGGCGTTTGTCGTGCAAATATCCTTTGCGCAAGAGAAGACTATTACTGGTACTGTTTCTGATAGTTCAGGTAGTTTACCAGGAGTTAGTATCATAATTAAAGGAGGTACAACCGGTACTGAAACAGATTTTGATGGTAAATATTCTATTATGGCTAAAACGGGCGATGTTTTAGTATTTAGATATTTAGGCTATAAAGTTGTTGAAAAAAAGGTCGGTTCTTCAAGTATTATTAGTGTTAAGTTAGAAGAAGATGCTAATGTTTTAGATGAAATTGTAGTTGTAGGTTATGGTACTTCTACAAAAGAAGCTTTTGTTGGTACAGCAGCCGTTGTAAAACAAGAACAGCTAGAAGTTAAGAACTTTTCAAATGTTTCTCAAGCATTAGCTGGGGAAGTTGCTGGAGTTACTGTAATTAACGGTTCTGGTCAGCCAGGTTCTGTAGGTACTATTAGAATTAGAGGTTATGGCTCTGTAAACGGAAACAGAAACCCACTGTATGTAGTAGATGGTGTTCCTTTTAATGGAAATCTAAACTCTATTAACCCAGCAGATATTGCTAGTACCACAGTTTTAAAAGATGCTACCGCTACCGCAATTTATGGTTCTAGAGGGGCAAATGGTGTAGTTTTAATTAACACCAAGCAGGGTAAAAATGGTAGTTCTTATATAGAAATTGATTTTAAAACAGGGATCAATGACCAAGTTTTGGATAGATATGATGTTGTCACTTCTCCAGAAGAATATATTGGTTACGTGTGGGAAGGAATTAAAAATAGAGGTATGATAGAAGGAAATCCTGATCCTGCCGGCTTTGCAAACGACAGATTATTTACAGGAAACTATATAGCGCCGGGCTATAATATGTGGAATGTAGCTACTGCTGCAGAATTAATAGACCCTGCAACTGGCTTAGTTCGTGCAGGTGTTGGAAGAAAATATACACCGCTAAGATATGCAGATGTTGCTCTAGATGCAGCAGTAAGAACTGAAACCAGTATCAGAATGGGTGGTGGTAATGATGACACGAAGTACTTTGCCTCTTTTGGTTATTTAGATGATAATGGTGTTTCTATCAATACAGGATATAAAAGATACACTACGCGTCTAAATTTAAGTAGTAACATTAAACCCTGGTTAACCGTAAATTCTAATATTGGATATGCGTATTCTGAACAAATTGAAAACGGACAAATAGCAGGTTCTGAAAATGTTTTTGAGTTTGCTGATAAAATGGCTCCCATATTCCCTGTATTTTTAAGAGATGATAATGGTGATTTGGTACCCGACCTTAATTATGGTGGAAACCAATATGACTACGGCTCTTTATCTGGATTTAGAGATAGACCAAATGCAAACGGCTTAAACCCGATGGGTTCTGCAAATTACGATTTTAACGGAACAAACCGTCATGAAGTAAATGGTAACTTTTCTGCTACTTTTAAACTTATGGATAATTTAACTGCAGAATTCCGTTATGGAGCGCAATATTGGACGCAAAGAAATAGAGATTATACCAACAAATTTTACGGAGGTGGTGTAGCTACCGGTGGTGATTTAACGGTTAATGATTTTTCTAGATTAACGCAAAACATTTTACAAATTGTAAAGTATAATAAATCTTGGGGTAACCACTCTTTTGATGCTTTAGTTGCGCATGAGAGCAATGAACAAGTAGATCAAGTATCTTCTGTATCAAAAGGATTACAAATAAGTCCATTCTTATATGATCTAGATAACTTTCAGTCTGCTCTAGGGTTGGCTTCAGGATATTCTGAGGGTTTTACTATTGAATCTTATTTTAGTCAATTGAGTTATAACTATGACCAAAAATATTACTTATCTGCTTCTGTTAGAACAGATGGATCTTCTAGATTTGTTAATGAGAAATGGGGAACGTTCGGTTCAGTGGGTGCATCTTGGATAGCTTCAAAGGAAGATTTTTTACAGGATAACAAAATTTTAAGTTTTTTAAAATTTAAAACTTCTTATGGTGTTACTGGAGATCAAGCAGGAGTAGAATTATTCTCTGGTTTTAACCTTTATAATGGTGGTAATTTAGGAGGTAGTATTTCCTTAGCTCCAGGATTAAATGGTAACCCAGATCTTACTTGGGAAACTACGAAACAATTTCAGTTTGGTGCAGAAATGAGTTTTGGAAAATATTTGGACGTAAATTTAGACTACTACAGTAAACTTACTGATAACCTAATTTTTAACCGTTTTGTAGGACCTTCTCAAGGTATCTCTTCTATTACTGTGAATGATGGAGAATTGATCAATGCTGGTTTAGAATTTGATATTACAGGGCATATCATTAACAAACCAGGATTTACATTAGACTTATCTGTAAACGGAGAAATTGTCAATAATGAAATTAAGACAATGCCATTAGATCCAGCAACTGGATTACCGCAGGTGTTAACCCCTAATGGAAGATATGGATGGTCTGCAGGTAGATCTATCTTTGACTTCTATTTGCGTGAATGGGCCGGTGTAGATCCATCTGATGGAGCGCCAATGTGGTATCAATATTTTGATGATGAAAACAACAACGGTATATTAGATGCTGGTGAACCAACATCTGGAAGTACACCATGGGTTCCTTCTGATGCCACTATTGCAAATAACACGGGTTCTATTGTAGAATACCAAACAAAAGTTCCAGGAGCAAATATTCAAAAAACTGTTACCAAAACGTATGCTAATGCTTCAGAAGTTTATAATGAGAAATCAGCAATTGCTGATGTAAGAGGAGCATTCCGTTTATCAGGAAAGGCAGGTAACTTTAATTTTGCCACTCAATTCACATATAGTTTGGGGGGGTATGCTTATGATGCCCAATATGGAGAATTAATGTCAGATCGTTTTGGTGCCGCTGGTAATAACTTCCATAAAGATATCGCAAATAGATGGCAAAATCCTGGAGACATTACAGATGTTCCTATATTATCAGATAATGCTATTGTAAATGGTACTAATGGTTCAACAAGATTTATTACCTCTACAGATTTCTTAGCATTAAATAACATCAATATTGGTTATACGCTACCAAAAAAATACACAGATAAAATATCTTTGCAAACTCTAAACATATGGCTTGCAGCAGATAATTTGTTTCAATCTACTGCTCGTAATGGATTTTTTCCAGGAACTAATGAAGCTGGAAATTCAGGTCGAAGATTATACGCACCAATGACTACAATGACATTAGGTGTGCGAGTGAAATTTTAA